The proteins below come from a single Parageobacillus thermoglucosidasius genomic window:
- a CDS encoding thiamine diphosphokinase, with product MFIHIVGGGPKDHLPSLSCYDGEHVRWIGVDRGTKTLLEAGIRPMRAFGDFDSLTAEEIASLQKTLDHLDIWPAEKDKTDMEIALDWAVQQEAEKIRIFGATGGRLDHLFGNVQLLIKYAEKPIEMIDKQNIVTIHLPGTHTVSYDERYRYVSYLPVSDDITGMTLEGFKYPLTNCHIFRGSTLCISNELIQASGTFSFSKGILMMIRSSDAGTI from the coding sequence ATGTTTATTCATATTGTCGGCGGGGGACCAAAGGATCATCTTCCTTCTCTTTCTTGTTATGATGGGGAACATGTGCGATGGATCGGGGTGGACCGCGGGACAAAGACGCTGCTGGAGGCGGGGATCCGGCCGATGAGGGCGTTTGGCGATTTCGACTCGCTGACGGCAGAAGAGATAGCATCATTGCAAAAAACGCTGGACCATCTTGATATATGGCCGGCGGAAAAAGACAAAACCGATATGGAAATCGCGCTGGATTGGGCAGTGCAGCAAGAAGCGGAAAAAATCCGGATTTTCGGGGCAACCGGCGGCCGCTTGGATCATTTATTCGGCAATGTTCAATTGCTGATCAAATATGCAGAAAAGCCGATCGAGATGATAGACAAACAAAATATTGTGACAATTCATCTTCCAGGCACGCACACCGTTTCTTATGATGAACGATACCGCTACGTTTCTTATCTTCCGGTTTCCGATGATATCACAGGAATGACGTTGGAAGGGTTTAAATATCCGCTAACAAATTGTCATATTTTCCGCGGTTCCACACTATGTATTAGTAATGAACTTATCCAAGCTTCCGGTACTTTTTCCTTTTCTAAAGGCATATTAATGATGATAAGAAGCAGTGATGCAGGTACGATTTAA
- the rsgA gene encoding ribosome small subunit-dependent GTPase A, with amino-acid sequence MAEGKIIKALSGFYYVLSEGKVFQCRGRGVFRKQKITPLVGDHVMFQATGEAEGYIMEIRERKNWLIRPPIANVEQAILVFSAVEPDFSAKLLDRFLVLTESKQIRPIVVVNKMDLVDDQTKPAIEQYIRDYRQVGYDVIETSTVTKLGVERLLSCLEGHISVFAGQSGVGKSSLLNALCPDLQLKTNDISTHLGRGKHTTRHVELLEVGGGLVADTPGFSALELDELEIDELPLYFPEFRERSDACKFRGCLHISEPKCAVREAVEAGEIPSYRYENYISFVEEMKERKPRY; translated from the coding sequence ATGGCAGAAGGAAAGATTATTAAAGCATTAAGCGGGTTTTATTATGTGTTATCAGAAGGCAAGGTGTTTCAATGCCGGGGAAGAGGAGTGTTCCGAAAGCAGAAAATTACTCCTCTTGTCGGCGATCATGTCATGTTTCAGGCAACAGGCGAGGCGGAAGGATATATTATGGAGATACGAGAGCGGAAAAACTGGCTTATTCGCCCGCCAATCGCTAATGTAGAACAAGCGATTTTAGTGTTTTCGGCAGTGGAGCCGGATTTTAGCGCAAAGCTTCTCGACCGCTTTCTCGTCCTAACCGAATCGAAGCAGATTCGGCCGATCGTTGTCGTGAATAAAATGGATCTGGTCGATGATCAGACAAAACCGGCCATAGAACAATATATTCGCGATTACCGGCAAGTAGGTTATGATGTCATTGAAACGTCAACCGTCACAAAATTAGGAGTAGAACGGCTGCTTTCCTGTTTAGAAGGGCATATCTCCGTTTTTGCCGGGCAATCCGGCGTTGGAAAATCTTCGCTTTTAAATGCGCTCTGCCCGGATTTGCAGCTGAAAACAAACGATATTTCCACCCATTTAGGGCGCGGAAAACATACGACCCGCCATGTGGAATTGCTGGAAGTTGGCGGTGGGCTCGTTGCTGATACGCCGGGGTTTAGCGCGCTGGAGCTGGATGAATTGGAAATCGACGAGCTGCCGCTTTATTTTCCTGAGTTCCGCGAGCGAAGCGATGCGTGCAAATTTCGCGGGTGCTTGCATATCTCGGAGCCGAAATGCGCTGTGAGAGAAGCGGTTGAAGCGGGAGAAATCCCTTCTTATCGGTATGAGAATTACATCAGTTTTGTCGAAGAAATGAAAGAACGAAAGCCGAGGTATTGA
- the fmt gene encoding methionyl-tRNA formyltransferase yields MINIVFMGTPDFSVPILKRLIEDGYHIAAVVTQPDKPKGRKRELTPPPVKVEAEKHGIPVLQPTKIREQEQYEQILALEPDLIVTAAFGQILPKALLEAPKYGCINVHASLLPELRGGAPIHYAILQGKTKTGVTIMYMAEKLDAGDILTQVEVPITETDTVGTLHDKLSIAGAKLLSETIPQLVAGKLTPVKQEEEKATYAYNIKREQEKIDWTKPGEDVYNHIRGLNPWPVAYTTYYGNIWKIWWGEKVPAPKNAEPGTIIDIAHDGIVVATGNETAIKITELQPAGKKRMDAAQFLRGAGAHLTIGMKLGDEHES; encoded by the coding sequence ATGATCAACATTGTGTTTATGGGAACACCGGATTTTTCTGTTCCTATATTAAAGCGGCTTATAGAAGACGGGTATCACATCGCCGCTGTCGTCACACAGCCGGATAAGCCGAAAGGGCGGAAGCGGGAGTTGACGCCGCCGCCGGTCAAAGTCGAGGCGGAAAAACACGGAATTCCGGTATTGCAGCCGACAAAAATCCGCGAACAGGAACAATATGAGCAAATATTGGCGCTTGAGCCAGATTTAATTGTGACGGCGGCGTTCGGCCAAATTTTGCCGAAAGCGTTGCTCGAGGCCCCGAAATACGGCTGCATCAACGTCCATGCTTCATTGCTTCCAGAATTGCGGGGCGGGGCTCCGATTCATTATGCAATTTTGCAAGGAAAAACAAAAACGGGCGTCACGATTATGTATATGGCGGAAAAACTCGATGCCGGCGATATTTTAACCCAAGTGGAAGTGCCGATCACCGAAACGGATACGGTTGGCACCCTTCATGATAAATTAAGCATCGCTGGGGCAAAACTGTTATCAGAAACGATTCCGCAATTAGTGGCTGGAAAATTAACGCCGGTGAAGCAAGAAGAAGAAAAAGCAACATATGCGTACAATATTAAGCGAGAGCAAGAAAAAATAGATTGGACGAAACCGGGAGAAGACGTTTATAACCATATCCGCGGCCTCAACCCATGGCCGGTGGCGTACACAACCTATTACGGAAATATATGGAAAATTTGGTGGGGAGAAAAAGTTCCGGCCCCGAAAAATGCGGAACCTGGCACGATTATTGATATCGCACATGACGGAATTGTCGTGGCGACAGGCAATGAAACGGCCATAAAAATTACCGAATTGCAGCCGGCGGGGAAAAAACGGATGGATGCGGCGCAATTTTTGCGCGGCGCTGGCGCCCATCTCACTATTGGAATGAAGCTAGGAGATGAACATGAAAGCTAA
- the pknB gene encoding Stk1 family PASTA domain-containing Ser/Thr kinase: MLIGKRLNDRYKIIRLIGGGGMANVYLARDIILDRDVAVKVLRLDFANDEQFIRRFRREAQAATSLNHENIVTIYDVGEDEGIYYIVMECVRGCTLKQYIHEHAPLPVPKALHIMEQLTSAIAHAHENGIIHRDIKPQNILMDENGNVKVTDFGIAVALSSTTITQTNSVLGSVHYLSPEQGRGGIATEKSDIYSLGIVMFELVTGRLPFSGESAVSIVLKHLQTETPSPKAWNPSIPQSVENIILKATAKDPFYRYRSAREMNEDIRTALDPDRVNEQKFVIPADDEETTKAIPVIKEKHVNAGSEQQTIVYEEKQEEEKRDEAKPKKKRKWLFVWLTALFLFLVAAGVSAVTWIPDLIFPKEVTMPNVINKDYDKAVEQLSSLGLEIKDTIDVENDEIAEGKVVRTKPEAGMTVKQGSAVVIYKSIGKKKVEFGNFIGQDIGIVEEQLKNENFMKITRNGRYSDKPLGTILDQFPYEGDKVVPEETEVIFTVSLGPEKITLKDLTGYTEKSVRDYANDQQLHVNMQYEYSDKVPEGLVISQTPKANEKVDRGDTITIVISRGREPLPTKTVIKEIEIPYEPAEEGQVVEAQLYIQDANHNMTTPYKTYRLTGPVKETVTFEIPYKETAYYRVIVNNVVKDEGIIPYPDNRQKE, encoded by the coding sequence ATGCTCATCGGCAAACGGTTAAACGATCGTTATAAAATCATTCGTTTAATTGGCGGCGGAGGGATGGCAAACGTTTATTTGGCAAGAGACATTATTTTAGACCGCGACGTCGCCGTGAAAGTGTTGCGCTTGGATTTTGCCAATGATGAACAGTTTATCCGGCGGTTTCGCCGTGAAGCGCAAGCGGCAACGAGTTTAAATCACGAAAATATCGTCACCATTTACGATGTCGGGGAAGATGAAGGCATTTATTATATTGTCATGGAGTGTGTTCGTGGCTGTACATTAAAACAATATATTCACGAACATGCCCCCCTTCCGGTTCCAAAGGCGCTTCATATTATGGAGCAATTGACCTCCGCAATCGCGCACGCCCATGAAAACGGGATTATTCACCGCGATATTAAGCCGCAGAACATTCTTATGGATGAAAACGGAAATGTGAAAGTCACCGATTTCGGAATTGCCGTTGCCCTTAGTTCCACTACGATTACGCAAACCAATTCGGTGCTCGGTTCTGTCCATTATTTGTCGCCAGAACAAGGACGCGGCGGAATCGCGACAGAAAAGTCGGACATTTACTCTTTAGGAATTGTCATGTTTGAATTAGTAACAGGGCGGCTTCCTTTTTCCGGCGAGTCAGCTGTATCGATTGTGCTCAAACATTTACAAACGGAAACCCCTTCTCCAAAAGCGTGGAATCCTAGCATTCCGCAAAGCGTCGAGAACATTATTTTGAAAGCGACGGCGAAAGATCCGTTTTATCGCTACCGTTCAGCGCGGGAAATGAATGAAGATATTCGCACGGCTTTAGATCCGGATCGCGTCAACGAGCAAAAATTCGTGATTCCGGCTGATGACGAGGAGACGACAAAGGCGATTCCCGTTATTAAAGAAAAACATGTTAACGCCGGGAGCGAGCAGCAAACTATTGTTTACGAAGAAAAACAAGAAGAAGAAAAGAGAGACGAAGCAAAACCGAAAAAAAAGCGAAAATGGCTGTTCGTCTGGCTGACTGCGTTATTTTTGTTTTTGGTTGCAGCCGGAGTAAGTGCGGTCACGTGGATTCCTGACTTGATTTTTCCAAAGGAAGTGACGATGCCGAATGTCATCAATAAGGATTATGATAAGGCGGTTGAACAGTTGTCGTCGCTGGGCCTAGAGATTAAAGACACCATTGACGTCGAGAATGACGAAATCGCAGAAGGAAAAGTAGTGCGCACAAAGCCGGAAGCGGGAATGACGGTAAAACAAGGGTCGGCTGTGGTTATTTATAAAAGCATCGGCAAAAAGAAAGTAGAGTTCGGCAATTTTATCGGCCAAGATATAGGAATAGTGGAAGAGCAGCTGAAAAACGAAAATTTTATGAAGATCACGCGCAATGGACGATACAGCGATAAGCCGCTTGGCACGATTCTCGATCAATTTCCTTATGAAGGAGACAAAGTTGTTCCTGAAGAAACAGAAGTGATTTTTACTGTCAGTCTCGGCCCGGAAAAAATTACGCTAAAAGATTTGACCGGATATACGGAAAAGAGCGTGCGCGATTATGCGAATGACCAGCAGCTGCATGTGAACATGCAATACGAATATTCCGACAAAGTTCCGGAAGGGCTCGTTATTTCACAAACGCCGAAAGCAAATGAAAAAGTGGACAGAGGCGATACGATTACGATCGTTATTTCGCGCGGCAGGGAGCCGCTTCCTACAAAAACGGTGATCAAAGAGATTGAAATTCCGTATGAACCGGCAGAAGAAGGCCAAGTCGTTGAAGCACAATTATATATTCAAGATGCCAATCATAACATGACGACGCCGTATAAAACATACCGTTTGACCGGACCGGTGAAAGAGACGGTGACATTTGAAATCCCATATAAGGAAACAGCGTATTATCGCGTCATTGTCAACAATGTAGTAAAAGACGAGGGAATCATTCCATATCCAGACAATCGTCAAAAGGAGTGA
- the rlmN gene encoding 23S rRNA (adenine(2503)-C(2))-methyltransferase RlmN: protein MEHTSVIKRENQQTKSHLPSIYSLTFEQLKNWIIEQGEKPFRATQIYEWLYQKRVTHFSEMTNLPKALREKLSGHFDITTLKTLVKQTSKDGTMKFLFELHDGYSIETVLMRHNYGNSICVTTQVGCRIGCTFCASTLGGLKRHLEAGEIVAQVVKVQKELDEQNERISSIVVMGIGEPFDNYDELIKFLKIVNHAKGLNIGARHITVSTSGIIPKIYQFADEGMQVNFAISLHAPTTELRTKLMPINKAYPLPKLMDAVRYYIEKTGRRVTFEYGLFGGVNDQLEHAEQLAELIKGLKCHVNLIPVNYVPERNYVRTPREQIFAFERALKKHGINVTIRREQGHDIDAACGQLRAKERKEETR, encoded by the coding sequence TTGGAACACACAAGTGTTATAAAACGGGAAAACCAACAAACAAAATCACACTTGCCGTCAATTTATTCCCTTACGTTTGAACAGCTAAAAAACTGGATTATTGAACAAGGAGAAAAACCATTTCGCGCCACGCAAATATATGAATGGCTATATCAAAAACGGGTCACCCATTTTTCGGAGATGACGAATCTTCCGAAAGCGCTGCGCGAAAAATTAAGCGGTCATTTCGATATCACAACGTTAAAAACGTTAGTGAAACAAACATCGAAAGACGGCACAATGAAATTTTTGTTTGAGCTTCACGACGGATATTCGATTGAAACAGTGCTGATGCGCCACAATTACGGAAATTCCATTTGTGTGACGACACAAGTGGGCTGCCGCATCGGCTGCACGTTTTGCGCTTCGACGCTTGGCGGCCTGAAGCGCCATCTGGAGGCAGGAGAAATTGTAGCGCAAGTCGTAAAAGTGCAAAAAGAACTTGATGAACAAAATGAGCGCATAAGCAGCATTGTCGTCATGGGAATCGGCGAGCCGTTTGACAATTACGATGAACTGATCAAATTTTTGAAAATCGTCAACCATGCAAAAGGGTTGAACATCGGCGCCCGGCATATCACTGTTTCGACGAGCGGAATTATCCCGAAAATTTACCAATTTGCTGATGAAGGAATGCAGGTGAATTTTGCGATTTCGCTGCACGCTCCGACGACGGAGCTGCGCACGAAGTTAATGCCGATCAATAAAGCATATCCGCTGCCAAAATTAATGGACGCGGTCCGCTATTACATCGAAAAAACAGGGCGGCGTGTCACATTTGAATACGGATTGTTCGGCGGGGTGAACGACCAGCTCGAACATGCGGAACAGCTTGCCGAGCTTATTAAAGGATTGAAATGCCATGTTAATTTAATCCCGGTCAATTACGTGCCGGAACGGAATTACGTGCGGACGCCGCGCGAGCAGATTTTTGCATTCGAACGCGCGTTAAAAAAACACGGAATCAATGTTACAATTCGCCGCGAACAAGGACATGATATTGATGCAGCATGTGGGCAGCTTCGCGCGAAGGAGCGAAAAGAAGAGACGAGGTGA
- a CDS encoding Asp23/Gls24 family envelope stress response protein codes for MSIELQTKYGRIEISNDVIAMIAGGAAVDCYGIVGMASKNQIKDGISEILRRENFSKGVIVREENGEVHIDMYIIVSYGTKISEVAHNVQTKVKYTLDQTLGLSVQSINIYVQGVRVTNP; via the coding sequence ATGTCTATTGAATTGCAAACGAAATACGGACGAATTGAAATTTCGAACGACGTCATTGCGATGATCGCCGGCGGTGCCGCGGTGGATTGTTACGGAATCGTCGGAATGGCATCGAAAAACCAAATTAAAGATGGGATTTCGGAAATTTTGCGGAGAGAAAACTTTTCCAAAGGCGTGATTGTCCGCGAAGAAAACGGCGAAGTACATATCGATATGTACATTATCGTTAGCTATGGAACGAAAATTTCCGAAGTGGCCCATAACGTGCAAACAAAAGTGAAATATACGCTTGATCAAACGTTAGGGCTTTCTGTACAGTCGATTAATATTTATGTTCAAGGGGTTCGCGTGACGAATCCGTAA
- the rsmB gene encoding 16S rRNA (cytosine(967)-C(5))-methyltransferase RsmB: MKAKNVREVALETLLAVEEKEAYSNLLLNNMIETHRLSERDVRLLTEIVYGTIQRRDTLDYYLAPFLKKARKLERWVRVLLRLTLYQVLYLDRIPDRAAIFEAVEIAKKRGHQGIASLVNGVMRAILRQGVPPLENIEDEVERLAVATSHPRWLVKRWVEQYGWMETKRMCETNLLPPKQTARVNTARITIAETLDRLRQEGMEVSRGEVAAEAIQAKKGNLANTEAFRRGWITIQDESSMLVARALGPKEHERVLDSCAAPGGKSTHIAELMNNTGQVICADIHEHKVNLIEENAKRLQLTNISARTLDSRRLGEVFERETFDKILVDAPCSGFGVIRRKPDIKYAKTEADISSLAALQREILDAVAPLLKKGGTLVYSTCTIDHEENEAVIAQFLNDHPEFSPDETMQQRLPEKVQPYVRNGQLHLLPHYFGSDGFFIASLRKKV, encoded by the coding sequence ATGAAAGCTAAAAACGTACGAGAAGTCGCTTTGGAAACATTGTTGGCTGTCGAAGAAAAAGAGGCGTACAGCAATTTATTATTAAATAACATGATTGAGACACACCGGCTTTCCGAAAGAGATGTCCGTCTGCTAACAGAAATCGTATACGGAACGATTCAGCGCCGCGACACGCTCGATTATTATTTGGCGCCGTTTTTGAAAAAAGCGCGCAAACTGGAACGGTGGGTCCGCGTGCTTCTTCGCCTGACCCTTTATCAAGTATTATATTTGGACCGCATCCCTGACCGCGCCGCGATTTTTGAGGCGGTGGAAATCGCGAAAAAACGCGGGCACCAAGGGATTGCCTCGCTCGTTAACGGGGTGATGCGCGCCATTTTACGCCAAGGGGTGCCGCCGCTTGAGAACATTGAAGATGAAGTGGAGCGGCTGGCGGTGGCCACAAGCCATCCGCGCTGGCTCGTGAAGCGCTGGGTGGAGCAATATGGCTGGATGGAAACAAAACGGATGTGTGAAACAAACTTGCTGCCGCCAAAGCAGACGGCGCGGGTGAACACGGCGAGAATCACGATCGCGGAAACGTTGGACAGGCTTAGACAAGAAGGGATGGAAGTATCAAGAGGCGAGGTCGCCGCGGAGGCGATTCAAGCGAAAAAGGGAAATCTTGCAAACACGGAGGCGTTTCGCCGCGGCTGGATTACGATTCAAGACGAAAGTTCAATGTTAGTGGCGCGGGCGCTCGGCCCGAAAGAACATGAGCGCGTCCTTGACAGCTGTGCTGCCCCGGGCGGAAAATCGACCCATATTGCCGAATTAATGAACAATACCGGACAAGTGATATGCGCGGATATTCATGAACATAAAGTGAATTTAATCGAGGAGAATGCGAAGCGGCTGCAGCTAACGAATATTTCTGCGCGCACACTTGACAGCAGGCGCTTGGGCGAAGTGTTTGAGCGGGAGACGTTCGATAAAATTTTAGTTGATGCCCCGTGCTCAGGGTTTGGCGTCATCCGCCGCAAACCGGATATTAAATATGCAAAAACGGAAGCAGATATTTCTTCTCTTGCCGCGCTGCAGCGCGAAATTTTAGATGCAGTCGCGCCATTGTTAAAAAAAGGCGGCACGCTTGTATATAGCACATGCACGATTGACCATGAGGAAAATGAAGCAGTCATTGCCCAATTTTTAAACGATCATCCGGAATTTTCGCCAGATGAAACGATGCAACAGCGACTGCCGGAGAAAGTGCAGCCATATGTCCGCAACGGGCAGCTGCATCTCCTTCCTCACTATTTTGGCTCGGACGGATTTTTTATCGCATCATTACGAAAGAAGGTGTAG
- the rpmB gene encoding 50S ribosomal protein L28, giving the protein MAKCFVTGKKKSFGNSRSHAMNANKRTWKANLHKVRILVDGKPKRVWVSARALKSGKVQRV; this is encoded by the coding sequence ATGGCAAAATGCTTTGTGACAGGAAAGAAAAAATCTTTCGGCAACTCGCGTTCGCATGCGATGAACGCAAATAAACGCACGTGGAAAGCGAATCTTCACAAAGTTCGTATTTTAGTGGACGGTAAGCCAAAACGTGTATGGGTGTCTGCCCGCGCGTTAAAATCCGGAAAAGTGCAACGCGTGTAA
- a CDS encoding Stp1/IreP family PP2C-type Ser/Thr phosphatase gives MRVVFQTDVGKIRAHNEDSGGVFQNKDGHYLAVVADGMGGHRAGDVASEMTISYLKQEWEQSEHISSPDIAEQWLKDHVAAVNRILFEHSLNHAECQGMGTTIVCAICTGQFATVGHIGDSRCYLLNKSGFQQITEDHSLVNELVKTGQISKEDAEHHPRKNILLRALGTEQEVKLDVKTISIDEHDMLLLCSDGLSNKVSEQMMIHILTSDGTLEHKAQTLIDLANEHGGEDNITLAIIDFSLERESR, from the coding sequence ATGAGAGTTGTTTTTCAAACCGACGTTGGCAAAATTCGGGCTCACAACGAAGATAGCGGCGGAGTTTTTCAAAATAAAGACGGGCATTATTTGGCGGTTGTCGCCGATGGGATGGGAGGGCATCGCGCCGGCGATGTCGCAAGTGAAATGACGATTTCGTATTTAAAACAAGAATGGGAACAATCTGAGCACATCTCTTCCCCGGATATCGCGGAGCAATGGTTGAAAGACCATGTCGCGGCCGTGAACCGGATTTTATTTGAACATTCCTTGAATCATGCAGAATGCCAAGGAATGGGAACGACGATCGTCTGCGCGATTTGCACCGGCCAGTTTGCGACGGTCGGGCATATTGGCGACAGCCGCTGCTATTTGCTAAATAAAAGCGGGTTTCAACAAATTACGGAAGATCATTCGCTTGTCAATGAATTAGTAAAAACCGGGCAAATTTCCAAAGAAGATGCAGAACACCATCCGCGCAAAAATATATTGCTGCGTGCGCTCGGCACAGAACAAGAAGTGAAATTGGATGTGAAAACGATTAGCATCGATGAGCATGATATGTTGCTTTTATGTTCGGACGGCTTATCCAACAAAGTATCGGAACAAATGATGATACATATTTTAACATCTGACGGCACGCTCGAGCACAAGGCGCAAACATTAATTGACTTAGCGAATGAACATGGGGGAGAGGACAATATAACATTGGCGATTATCGATTTTTCATTGGAACGTGAAAGTAGGTGA
- the rpe gene encoding ribulose-phosphate 3-epimerase produces MVKIAPSILSANFAQLAEEIRDVERGGADYIHVDVMDGHFVPNITIGPLIVEAIRPVTKLPLDVHLMIEEPDRYIPVFAKAGADYLSVHVEACPHLHRTVHLIKEHGVKAGVVLNPHTPVEMIQHMIDDIDLVLLMTVNPGFGGQKFIPSVLPKIRQVAQLVKEKGRFVEIEVDGGINAETARFCIEAGANVLVAGSAIYNERDRAAAIRAIRGES; encoded by the coding sequence ATGGTTAAAATTGCGCCATCGATTTTATCTGCCAATTTTGCACAGCTTGCTGAGGAAATCCGCGACGTGGAACGAGGCGGAGCCGATTACATTCATGTCGATGTGATGGATGGGCATTTTGTTCCAAATATTACGATAGGCCCGCTGATTGTCGAAGCGATTCGCCCTGTGACAAAGCTGCCTTTAGACGTTCATTTAATGATTGAGGAACCTGATCGCTACATTCCTGTTTTTGCAAAGGCAGGAGCCGATTATTTATCGGTCCATGTCGAAGCGTGCCCGCATTTGCACCGCACCGTTCATTTAATTAAAGAACATGGGGTAAAAGCCGGAGTTGTCTTAAATCCGCATACGCCGGTGGAAATGATTCAACATATGATCGATGACATTGATTTAGTGTTATTGATGACAGTCAATCCGGGATTTGGAGGACAAAAATTTATCCCATCTGTACTGCCGAAAATTCGTCAAGTCGCACAATTAGTAAAAGAAAAAGGACGGTTCGTTGAAATTGAAGTAGATGGCGGGATCAATGCCGAAACGGCCCGTTTTTGCATCGAAGCGGGGGCAAATGTGCTTGTTGCTGGTTCCGCCATTTACAATGAGCGCGACCGCGCTGCGGCGATCCGCGCCATTCGCGGCGAGAGCTGA
- the spoVM gene encoding stage V sporulation protein SpoVM: MKFYTIKLPKFLGGIVRAMLNSFKKG; this comes from the coding sequence ATGAAATTTTATACCATTAAATTGCCGAAATTTCTCGGTGGGATTGTGCGTGCCATGCTGAATTCGTTTAAAAAAGGATAA